A section of the Triticum dicoccoides isolate Atlit2015 ecotype Zavitan chromosome 7A, WEW_v2.0, whole genome shotgun sequence genome encodes:
- the LOC119327595 gene encoding GDSL esterase/lipase EXL1-like — MASLYRGLLLLLMALLPSAHGATTARGKISAAFVFGDSIVDPGNNNDRLTEAKANFPPYGQDFPGGVATGRFSNGKVPGDMLASRLGIKELLPPYLGNDLPLSELLTGVVFASGGSGYDPLTSIPATATSSTGQLELFLEYKERLRTLVGEEEMTRVISEGIYFTVMGANDLANNYFAIPLRRHQYDLPSYVKFLVSSAVNFTMKLNEMGAKKIAFLGIPPIGCCPSQRELGSRECEPMRNQAANLFNSEIEKEIHRLDAEQNIQGSKFIYVDIYYNLLDLIQRPGFYGFKEVTEGCCGSTVLNAAIFIRNHPACPNAYDYIFWDSFHPTEKAYNIVVDKLFQQNMQYLM, encoded by the exons ATGGCGTCTCTCTACCGAGGCCTCCTGCTGCTGCTGATGGCGCTTCTCCCATCCGCCCATGGAGCAACCACGGCTAGAGGCAAAATCTCTGCAGCGTTTGTGTTCGGCGATTCGATCGTCGATCCCGGCAACAACAACGATCGGCTGACGGAGGCGAAGGCCAACTTCCCGCCGTACGGGCAGGACTTCCCCGGCGGGGTGGCCACCGGGAGGTTCTCCAACGGGAAGGTTCCCGGAGACATGCTAG CTTCTAGGCTGGGAATTAAGGAACTATTGCCACCCTACCTTGGAAATGATCTTCCACTAAGTGAGCTACTCACTGGTGTTGTCTTTGCTTCTGGTGGCAGTGGATACGATCCTTTAACTTCGATACCCGCG ACTGCTACATCGAGTACTGGGCAACTTGAATTATTCCTTGAATATAAGGAGAGACTAAGAACTTTAGTCGGAGAAGAGGAGATGACACGTGTTATCTCTGAAGGGATATACTTCACAGTCATGGGGGCAAATGACCTTGCAAATAATTATTTTGCAATCCCTTTGAGGCGCCATCAATATGACCTTCCTTCGTACGTGAAATTTCTTGTCTCTTCCGCCGTCAACTTTACCATG AAATTAAATGAGATGGGTGCAAAGAAGATTGCATTCCTTGGCATTCCACCAATTGGATGTTGTCCCTCGCAAAGAGAACTTGGATCAAGAGAATGTGAGCCCATGAGGAATCAAGCAGCAAATCTATTTAATTCCGAAATAGAAAAGGAAATACATCGGTTAGATGCAGAACAAAATATTCAAGGCTCCAAGTTTATTTATGTCGATATATACTACAATCTGCTTGATCTCATTCAGCGACCTGGTTTTTATG GTTTCAAGGAGGTAACCGAAGGATGTTGTGGCAGCACAGTGCTAAATGCAGCAATATTCATTAGAAATCACCCTGCATGTCCGAATGCTTACGATTACATTTTCTGGGACAGCTTTCATCCTACTGAAAAGGCCTATAACATTGTGGTTGATAAACTGTTTCAGCAAAATATGCAGTACCTGATGTGA